The Venturia canescens isolate UGA chromosome 10, ASM1945775v1, whole genome shotgun sequence genome segment CTCAGAAAGCCTCCAACCAGAGGACCATAACGCAATAAAAAGTAGCTCAACCAACACCGCTCATGAGAGTCTCGATAATTAACACTTTAATCGAGTTGTAGCAGCCGCAAACTTATCTCAAAAATTATCTTCAAACGAATCTGTCGCCTAACGGATCATGCGATCGACTCTCCGCCGTGGCGAATATGATTGCTGATGAGGTTTCCTGATAAGTTGACCAGGAAGCttgtattaaaaatgtttttagacTCTCTAAAAAATCCGAATGCGCCAGCTCTTTTCTACGATTTAACGTCGTACGAGCCCAGACCTACGCGTTTCGCATTGACAAAGATTTGCCGTTTCCAGTGAACGACTGATAAGAGGTTGCTTCAAAAAACGTTGGCTCCGGGGCAACGCACTCTATTCGCAATAAATATTAGATCCGAGTAAACTATGGGACGATGCAATATTTATTGGACCATTAGTGGATCATAGAAATAACCGTTAATCGTCAAAATagaggaaaaatgaaatcaatcggATTGTtcttggaaagaaaaaaattcaaggatTATTTATTATCAACGGTAACGTGTATTATCGAATGAAATCATAATAACCGATCGTGATCGCTCTGAATCATGGCCCTGGTTGCTCCAATCCTTAATCTTATCTACCGCCAACACATTGTCGTGGTTCTTTCATGGAATGAAGTTTCATAATCTGATTACTGTTTGAATAATTCACTCGAGTGGGGCTGTGCGTATATAAAGCGTATTAAAACGTTGAGAGATCATCAGGGACAAAATATCACTGCTGAGGTAAGTCACGAGAGTATTGTGTGAGtcgaaattgtataaaaatgctGTCGAAACAAAGCTTTGTCcactcgaatttgaaattgttgaataatatgaaaaatatattgttttaattctcaaatcgCTAGGCTgtcttgaaaattctaattgaaCAATGCCAATTACTCCTGAAAATACTTATACCGCTCATGACATaatgaaattcaatgaaaaatatcgttttttgttGCTCTCAGATGAAGCTCTGCCTGGCACTCCTCGCGGCACTCGCCGTTTCCGGCGTTTCAAACGTAAACGCTGTACCGATAAAGTCGAGTGAGCTTCACGACGTTTTGAACGAATTTCTTGCCCTCGTACCGAAAGAAAAGGTGACGGCTATTTTCTTCGAGTATCTGGATAAAGATGCGGAGGTTCAAGCCGTTCTGAAATACATGTCGAGCGACGCGTTCAGAGAACTCGTTCAAAAAGTCGAGAGCATCGAGGACGTAATAAACTTCTACGATTATCTGGAAAAATCGGGGCTCGACGTTTATGGATTGGTAAACAAGTTGCACGAGGTTATCGGGCTTCCGCCGATCGTGACCGGAAAAATAGGAACGAGCTTGAAAATAACCGGCGGAGTTGCCGGTTTGTGGAAAGACATCAAAGCTGTTCTTCCGATCGATGCTATAAAGGCCCTTTATCACGAGAAATTAGAAACTTCACCAGCTTTTGCTGAACTCGTAAAACGTTTGAGTTCTCCGAGATTCCAAGAACTCATTAACGCTTTACGTGCCAACAAAGAATTTCGCAAAATCGTAAGCTTCCTTAAAGAGGCTGGTGTTGACATAAACGCGATCAAAGACGTTCTCGCCACGATGTTTGGCCTGCAGTTCCCTGACCAATATTCCATGGCCAGGGACGCTCAGAATACTGATCTCGTGCAGGATCTTGTGGATTTCCTGGGTCTTTTGCCAatggaaaaaatcaacgacGTCGCCACGGAATACTTTTACAACGACGCCGAAGTCCAGCAAGCTGCAGAGTTCGTTAGATCTGAAGAGTTCAAACAACTCCTCACCGAGGCCGAACAAAACGACCAATTCTATGCTTTCGTTAATTTTCTCGACAAAGCTGGATTCCCCGCGACCTTTTTGATCAATGAACTCAACCGGGCTTTGCACGTTGAAGATCTCAAACCGAGTCTCTTCCAAATGTTGCGTCGTTCCGGTAAAGGAGTCCGGGGCATGCTCGATGAAATCGAAGCTCTCGTGCCTTATGATCAGGTCAAAGCCATGTTCGAATACAAACTCGAGCACTCTCAGGTTTTCAGTAATTTCATACAACAGCTCCGATCACCCCAATTCAAAAGCATCGTCCTCGACCTCGCTCacaataagaatttcgaaaaattgggaTACCGCGCTGCCGATTTTGGTATCAACCTCGAAGCCATTGCCAGCTTCGTCTCCAGGGTCTTTGGCATCAACCTCTAGgaaaacacatttttataaCATATCGGCCCACCTCAATCATGGCTTTGGCTAACTTACATTTCGACGGTCAGCTTAGAGTTCAAAATCTCACTGTgttcaatcgattttattcgtGACATTCTTGATTCTTAACCACCACATTGAATCCGATTACGAGGCTATTATACagtttataaatatatttaatgtTCGTTGATTTGTAATGCATGTTGAATAAATGTCCGGAAATGACAGTCGTCGAGTCTTATCAACTTCCTGATCATTATTTTCTCGTCGTCCTCCGCCTCGACAAACCGGTACAGCAAAGAATCAGAATAACAAGCTTCACGCTGCTCGACGACGATTTAGCGatcgtcgatttttctttGACAAGCTTTCGACATAATCTTTGACATCCAAGTGGACCAGCAAAGATGGTCACCTTCAAAACAGTTTTGCAGTGTCATGTAcgtttaaattcaaaattctgtTCACGAGGATCCACAATGTTGGTGTGACCGATGTAAATAGCGAAGAAAGCAGAGATGATAACCTTCGAAAATAGTCGCAGCATCATCTTGTGTAACAGTAAGAAGATGAAAGGGATCTTCTTATTCCACGGAATCATCATTGGTCGAACCTAATCGGCGCTCATTTCCGGAGTGATTGGCAAAATTATCATGAGAAATGAAACGTTGCTCGAAGCTGAATCGTACCAAAAAATTTATccgaaatcataaaaattgagaggaatgaaaaaaaatgaactggGCGACTTTAATGGTTTTTGGGATGCTCGGATTATCGATGGCAACGGTAAGTTTCTTGGTGTACAAATTGCATATCGATTCTCTGGGAACGAGATCGACGAGTTTCGAAGATTGCGGCAGAGCGCCATCACGAGATTCAACGATCGAGGATGACTTTCGAGACGTATTGAGCATAATAAATCTGCGCGAAATAGAAAAGATATTCCACGATTATCTGATGCACGATCAACAAATAGCGAACACGTACAGTTTCATAAACGAacaaattaaatttataaaacGTGAAATTGATGTGATGCCAGAAACGCAAATAATGCTTGAATATCTTCGAGCGATTGGATTGAGGAGCGGGTATTGGGCAGAAGCGATTACGCAATATTGGCAGAATTTGCCACGTTACAAAGGCACCGATTATGGAGTTACTTACGGTGGATTAACGACGATGATTCAAAAAATGATTGCTCGATTACCGAAAGAGGATTTGCGCCGGCTGTTGCAATCGAAGGCACGATCTTCAgcgaattttcaacattttttgaatctCATAAACTCCGATCTTTTCGCTGATATGTGTATGAAGATAGCACAGAATGAGGTCCTTGGTCGACATTATTATTGGGCAGTCGAGGGCAGTCTCGAAGCAATCTTCGCTATTGAACTTTTGCGCAATCTCCGATCGTATCTTTTGCTTGTCGAACTGTACTGAAGGTAGaaaaaggatcgaaaaaaaagatcgaaCTGTACTGAAGGTAGAAAAAGGCAGAAAATGAGGATCAACTAGAATGGCAGTCAACGAATTATGAGAAATAATGGAAtgttaaatgaatgaaaaaaaaagaaaaaaaaaacgtaacgaTCCAGATTTCACTtgccaataaaaataaatcgtgTCTTCTCCTACGACTAATTTCCttcataaattcattttatcgCTCCTGCGCAACATCCTATCGCCCAAAAATATCGTCTTATCTCTGCTCTCCTCTCGTCTCGTTCCCTCCGTCCTGTTTGTAGTTTCGACGCAGATTCGACGAGTTTCTTTTGCACGTTACGAAAACAGAAGTTTTCCTCAACGGTGCTTATGCTCGTTGAATTTGATAACGACCATTACCCGTGCATTATCGTTAGCCCGCGAGAGAAAGACACTGCCGGAGAAGACGCAGGAACGGAGGAATGGGGTCGAGGATAAGCTCTGGGATCGTAAACGCTCAAATTCCCACGAgcgattaaattatttttaccgAACACTGGCCAACTGCTCACTCTTAACGTTGTCCTCCGAGAACAACGGGGATAAATAAAGAGAAGCGAAATTTTGATGTGTGCAGTAAGTTTGCGAATATGTTCATAGCATATCCCTCGCGCATTA includes the following:
- the LOC122416785 gene encoding uncharacterized protein, with the translated sequence MKFSLAFLVALAVVRFGNVNAGPVGSSNELQDVVDEFLALVPTEKVNDLLAEYAQNDEAFQSFLDHLFSKEFEKLYDDVERLQAVRDLYKYLAETGLDVYGLINKIHDIFGLPPFPIYHTTRLRSNRGINGFLNDVKALLPLDHIKKLYEQKMQTSVAYYDFVQRFSTKYFQDTFNALRQIPKYCQIIDFLEDSGLSVNDFKDLMLSLLNLHMPSISCRYSYSRMGKSLELTRSLAEKTDLNKDLQDFVALVPSSKIRKIAVKHFIFDSEFRTAYNYVKSEEFYKLVREVHGIPEYKKLLKALEDLGLDVDALVKSIHDAIGFKTVSSPQIAAYPRSVASFIAEVKAVLPVSRIESLYKEKLANSESFEALVDLIKSQLFQDITNALFADPIFQDFLHKAQKHGVNLNAIADFFFNVFGITTPPGIIDCLNNSLEWGCAYIKRIKTLRDHQGQNITAEMKLCLALLAALAVSGVSNVNAVPIKSSELHDVLNEFLALVPKEKVTAIFFEYLDKDAEVQAVLKYMSSDAFRELVQKVESIEDVINFYDYLEKSGLDVYGLVNKLHEVIGLPPIVTGKIGTSLKITGGVAGLWKDIKAVLPIDAIKALYHEKLETSPAFAELVKRLSSPRFQELINALRANKEFRKIVSFLKEAGVDINAIKDVLATMFGLQFPDQYSMARDAQNTDLVQDLVDFLGLLPMEKINDVATEYFYNDAEVQQAAEFVRSEEFKQLLTEAEQNDQFYAFVNFLDKAGFPATFLINELNRALHVEDLKPSLFQMLRRSGKGVRGMLDEIEALVPYDQVKAMFEYKLEHSQVFSNFIQQLRSPQFKSIVLDLAHNKNFEKLGYRAADFGINLEAIASFVSRVFGINL
- the LOC122417351 gene encoding uncharacterized protein yields the protein MNWATLMVFGMLGLSMATVSFLVYKLHIDSLGTRSTSFEDCGRAPSRDSTIEDDFRDVLSIINLREIEKIFHDYLMHDQQIANTYSFINEQIKFIKREIDVMPETQIMLEYLRAIGLRSGYWAEAITQYWQNLPRYKGTDYGVTYGGLTTMIQKMIARLPKEDLRRLLQSKARSSANFQHFLNLINSDLFADMCMKIAQNEVLGRHYYWAVEGSLEAIFAIELLRNLRSYLLLVELY